The Halomonas sp. KG2 genome contains a region encoding:
- a CDS encoding TRAP transporter large permease, with amino-acid sequence MTTIMVVTMIALLLLGFPMMIPLITAAVIGFYMMFNGFGQMDTLIQQMMAGIRPASLIAVPMFILAADIMTRGQSANRLIDMVMSFIGHIKGGLAVSTAASCTLFGAVSGSTQATVVAVGSPLRPKMLKAGYSDPFTLALIINASDIAFLIPPSIGMIIYGVISGTSIGELFIAGIGPGLLILFMFSVYCIVYAVVKGVPTEPRASWKERAVAVQKALWPLGFPVIIVGGIYGGIFSPTEAAAACVLYAVLLEFVVFRSLKMNDIYAIAKSTGLITAVVFILVAVGNGFSWIISFAQIPQMILEAVGVNEAGPTGVLIAICISFFVACMFVDPIVVILVLTPIFAPAIAATGLDPVLVGILITLQVAIGSATPPFGCDIFTAIAIFKRPYWEVIKGTPPFIFMLILAAALLIMFPQIALFLRDVAFR; translated from the coding sequence ATGACGACGATAATGGTAGTCACCATGATTGCCCTGCTGCTGCTGGGCTTTCCTATGATGATCCCGCTGATTACAGCAGCGGTGATCGGCTTTTATATGATGTTTAACGGCTTCGGCCAAATGGATACGCTTATTCAACAGATGATGGCGGGTATCCGGCCTGCTTCGCTGATTGCGGTGCCGATGTTTATTCTGGCGGCAGATATTATGACGCGTGGCCAGTCGGCTAATCGCTTAATTGATATGGTGATGTCCTTTATCGGTCATATCAAAGGCGGTCTTGCGGTCAGTACGGCAGCCTCCTGTACGCTGTTTGGCGCAGTTTCTGGTTCTACCCAGGCAACCGTAGTCGCGGTGGGCTCTCCGCTGCGGCCCAAGATGCTAAAAGCGGGCTACTCTGACCCATTTACACTGGCGCTGATTATCAACGCGAGTGATATTGCCTTTTTGATACCCCCAAGTATTGGCATGATCATCTACGGGGTTATTTCAGGAACATCTATTGGCGAGCTGTTTATTGCGGGTATTGGGCCAGGGCTTCTGATTCTGTTTATGTTCTCAGTTTATTGCATCGTTTACGCTGTGGTAAAAGGCGTGCCTACCGAACCCCGCGCTAGCTGGAAAGAGCGTGCTGTAGCGGTGCAAAAAGCACTGTGGCCGCTAGGCTTTCCGGTCATTATCGTTGGCGGTATCTACGGAGGTATTTTTAGCCCGACAGAAGCCGCTGCAGCCTGTGTGCTATATGCCGTATTGCTTGAGTTTGTGGTATTCCGTTCGCTCAAAATGAACGATATTTATGCGATTGCTAAATCCACCGGCTTAATTACCGCAGTGGTGTTTATATTGGTCGCTGTTGGTAATGGGTTCTCCTGGATAATTTCGTTCGCGCAGATTCCACAAATGATTTTGGAAGCGGTAGGTGTCAATGAAGCTGGGCCTACAGGGGTACTGATTGCAATCTGTATCTCTTTCTTTGTCGCTTGCATGTTTGTTGATCCGATTGTGGTCATTCTGGTGCTTACGCCCATTTTCGCTCCGGCGATTGCGGCGACCGGTCTGGACCCTGTTCTGGTAGGTATTTTGATTACCCTGCAGGTAGCCATAGGCTCGGCGACCCCACCCTTTGGCTGCGATATATTTACCGCGATTGCGATCTTTAAGCGGCCTTACTGGGAAGTCATCAAAGGCACACCGCCCTTTATCTTTATGCTGATTTTAGCGGCGGCGCTGCTGATCATGTTCCCGCAAATTGCGCTGTTCTTGCGTGATGTTGCCTTCCGCTAA
- a CDS encoding TRAP transporter small permease, with translation MTEEESEKNYSSGLPGILGVIDTAISKIESVILAMGVLLMALNTVTNVIARFVFGNSIMFSGELNRILIIMITFAGIGYAARHGRHIRMSAIYDALPVGGRKVLMIGISFFTSLVMFFLLYYSVVYILDLQSKGRVLPSLGLPIWIIYIWVPIGFLITGIQYLLTAIKNLTSRDVYLSTGVVDGYKDTETEV, from the coding sequence ATGACCGAAGAAGAATCCGAAAAGAATTACAGCTCTGGTTTGCCCGGCATACTAGGCGTGATCGACACTGCAATTAGCAAAATCGAGTCAGTCATACTGGCAATGGGGGTTTTGCTAATGGCGCTGAATACGGTCACTAATGTTATTGCCCGCTTTGTATTTGGCAATAGCATTATGTTTTCAGGAGAATTAAACCGTATTTTGATCATTATGATTACCTTTGCGGGTATCGGCTACGCTGCTCGACATGGGCGCCATATTCGTATGTCAGCCATCTACGATGCTTTGCCCGTCGGGGGACGTAAGGTGCTGATGATAGGTATTTCTTTCTTTACCTCCCTCGTTATGTTTTTCCTGCTGTACTACTCCGTGGTGTATATCCTCGACCTTCAAAGCAAGGGGCGCGTGTTGCCGTCACTCGGGCTACCTATTTGGATCATTTATATCTGGGTACCTATAGGTTTTCTCATTACGGGCATTCAGTACCTGTTAACGGCAATTAAAAACCTTACCTCTCGGGATGTATATCTCTCGACAGGGGTAGTTGACGGTTACAAAGACACCGAAACAGAAGTGTAA
- a CDS encoding FKBP-type peptidyl-prolyl cis-trans isomerase, whose product MKALFSSTALASLLLVAPFAAAAPETDEQRLAYSLGVTLGESMQVDIEDLDLDAFTDGMRDVFDGKELALSEEEMMEALVAFQERSMAEREQEAAEIAQLNLEEGQAYLAENAEREEVEVTESGLQYEVLESGDGATPGAEDTVEVNYEGMLLDGTVFDSSFERGQPVSFQVNQVIEGWQEALQLMSVGDSWMLYIPAELAYGEGGQGPIGPNEMLTFRVELLGVE is encoded by the coding sequence ATGAAAGCATTGTTTTCTTCCACCGCTTTGGCGAGTTTGTTACTGGTTGCTCCTTTCGCGGCAGCGGCTCCCGAAACCGACGAACAGCGCCTTGCTTATAGCTTAGGCGTTACCCTAGGTGAGAGCATGCAGGTCGATATTGAAGATCTCGACCTTGATGCATTTACGGACGGCATGCGCGATGTCTTTGATGGTAAAGAGTTGGCGTTAAGCGAGGAAGAAATGATGGAGGCGCTGGTCGCTTTCCAGGAGCGTTCCATGGCGGAGCGCGAGCAAGAGGCCGCTGAAATCGCCCAGCTTAATCTAGAGGAAGGTCAAGCTTACCTAGCGGAAAACGCTGAGCGTGAAGAAGTTGAAGTGACGGAGTCTGGCTTGCAGTATGAAGTGCTTGAGTCCGGTGACGGCGCAACGCCTGGCGCTGAAGACACCGTTGAAGTGAACTATGAAGGCATGCTGCTGGACGGCACCGTATTTGACAGTTCCTTTGAGCGTGGTCAGCCGGTGAGTTTCCAGGTAAATCAAGTCATTGAAGGTTGGCAGGAGGCGCTCCAACTGATGAGCGTTGGCGACAGCTGGATGCTATATATCCCTGCTGAGCTGGCTTATGGTGAAGGCGGCCAAGGCCCTATTGGCCCAAATGAAATGCTGACGTTCCGTGTTGAACTGCTAGGCGTTGAGTAA
- a CDS encoding universal stress protein produces the protein MFNRILIPVDGSKGAINALEKAVGLHMLTGAELYLLCVFKHHSLLEASLSMVRPNKLDLPDDALKEYATEIAVHAKAYAIEMGADSTRVRAFVKGGRPSRTIVRFARKRECDLIVIGAQGTNGEKNLLLGSVSQRVAGAAHCPTLVV, from the coding sequence ATGTTTAATCGCATTTTAATTCCCGTAGATGGCTCGAAAGGGGCGATTAACGCACTGGAGAAAGCGGTTGGCCTGCATATGCTCACCGGTGCCGAGCTTTATTTGCTGTGCGTATTTAAGCACCATAGTTTATTGGAGGCATCGCTTTCTATGGTGCGGCCAAATAAACTGGATCTGCCTGATGACGCGCTTAAAGAGTACGCCACGGAAATTGCGGTACACGCTAAAGCCTACGCCATAGAGATGGGCGCAGACAGTACGCGAGTAAGGGCGTTTGTGAAAGGCGGCCGCCCCTCGCGAACTATCGTGCGCTTTGCCCGAAAGAGGGAGTGCGATTTAATCGTGATTGGTGCTCAAGGAACCAACGGCGAGAAAAACCTGCTGTTGGGTAGTGTCTCTCAGCGTGTGGCGGGTGCGGCACACTGTCCCACATTGGTCGTTTAA